Within Salvia splendens isolate huo1 chromosome 21, SspV2, whole genome shotgun sequence, the genomic segment AATTGGGTGATTTTGTTGTGGTTCAGTGAATTCCCGCCTTGGACGGTCAAGGAGAGGCAACGGTGACCGAACCCGCCGAACCTGGTCATACCGTGAGGAGGAGATTCTTGTGGTTGCGCTGAAGGACCTTGTTGTCACCGGATGGAAAGCCGATAATGGATTTCGGACAGGCTACCTTGGCAGACTCGAGGAAGCCCTGAAGAAGCATTACCCCAACACTGACATCAAAGCAACTCCTCATATTAACTCGAAGCTCACTTCCTGGAAAAGATGCTACAATTCTTTGCGTGGCATCTTAAGTCGTAGCGGTGTGGGGTTCAACCTCCACGACGACTACAAGATAGATTGCGACGACGATCAGTGGTCGCAAATTGTCAAGGTACCAAATCTCGTTCTAATGGATATCATCATGTTTTCAAgttagttttaaaaataatactcaataTGTTTGCTTCACATTGGCAATTCTGATGGTGTGTGTTATGTTACGAATTCGTATGTACAGCAAGACCCTCATGCTCGCTACATGAGGGATAAGAGCTGGCCATTCTGGGACCATTGGCAGGTCATCTTTGGTAAGGATAGGGCTGCTGGGGGATCAGCTACTGGTTTGATGGATGCGGTCAATGGGCTTTACACTCAGGACACCGGCTCAGGCTCAAGCGATGGAGGTGAGGTTGGCAACTCTGTTGGCTCTACTGATGTGCCCACTTCTCATCCACTGAGTCAGACCAGCACTCCTCCCGATGCTCCGGTTGAAAGCTCAGGCAACACTAACCGTGAGAAAGCTGCTCGGCCTGCGGGTGGGAAAAAGAGAAAGGCTGACCATTCTATAGATGGTCTCATTGAACTGCTGGGGAAAATCAATGACGCCACCAACGTGAGGTTGGATTCTTTATCCCTCCGCATTGGTTATGAGTTCGATCTGAGCAAAGCACGGAAGGAAGTATTTGCTGAACTAGGTCGCTTGCCTGGACTGACAAGGGAGCAAAAGTTTGATGCAGGGGAGATTATTCTGGAGAAGGTGGAAAGGTTGGATTTCTTTCTTGGGATGCCGGATGATGACCGTATCGCGTTCGTGCTTCGTGTGCTTGCGAAATATGGTTCGGGATAGATGGGGGAATCTACAACGGGTGAAGGGGTGGCGTAGGTCGATGGCTTGCCTGATATAATTTATAAAGCCTATTTTCTGtctgaaactttttttttggaaGCCCCTCTTCAACATTGGCTTGTTGCAATTGTCTGTAGATTATATTATTATCTATCATCTTTTGTAGGAAGGATTATGTTGCCTTAATCAGTAAACGATTTCCTAGTATTCCTTAATCAGCTGCATTTGAAGGAAAACCTTAATCAGCAAATATTGATCTCATTGATTGAATTTCCACATAGATATTCCAGCAAAACGTACACGAGATAGATCACATACACAACCTAGCTTAATAGAGTAGAAGGAAGACAAATACAACATAAAACGTCAATACTTGTGGGTGTTCGAAGAGCCACATGAACTTCCATGTGGCGAACCTAAATTGCTTGGAGGAAATTTCTTCGGCTTTGGGGGGTATTTCTTCCCGATACGCGGGTCCATATCCTCGTTATTGGACTGACTACCCACATTCGTGAACCCGTCTCCAAACAAATTGCGTTTCATCTTTGGCACTTTGGGCATGGGAGGAGAAGAGACGGACACGCTTAGCTCCACGGTCGGCGCCATTCCAACTCCATCTAATGGCTTAAACATCAGATTGAGATCCTCTACGGGCACGGTAGTGTCAGAAATATTGAATATCAGTGGTGCACTCTCCTGCTTAATATCTTGCGGTCCGAACAGCAACCTCAATCTTGGAAATTCGGGGTCCCCACAATAGTAATAAGCTGCAGCCAATTTATTTTCCTACAAGAACAACGGAGCCATGGAGTTACAATGAACAAGCTGACATAAAACAAACATTGTATCCACCTACCTTCAAAATGGGTTTCCATACTTGCTCCGGTGCCATGACCACGTTGGTGTTAGCATTCCAATACACACCGTTGGTTTTGACTACCTTGTCGAAAAGTATGTGTCTCTCTTCAAGGTTCTGAAATCTCTCGTACAATTGTGGCCATGTGAATGGCACCCCCACTTCTTTGGTGAGCACCTCCGCCACTTCTTCGAGGATGGGTATGGGGATCACGGAACCGCTCCACTTGTTCATTTCTTTGGTTTTGATTATCAAGGATAGCAGCAGTGAATCTACCTCAGCTGTCCAGCttgatttgtaaaagaaaaagcCTTGTTGAGGGATTTTTGTTCCCATTTCAAGTGAAGGAATGAAAGAAGCCAAAGTTGCTGGGTCCAAGCTTCAATTGAAGGGTCAGCtaaatatgagttatttcaTCACCATCCCAAGCAATTGTATGCCCGTGAATGACTAGACAAATCAGACTCGTGAGGGGCATATCTGCCATCGCAGCCTTGTTTAGAGTAGATTCCTGCATGATAATAGGAGATTCCTGCATGATTTTACAGCTCATTGTTGCTACTGTGTTGTCTTTCATATAGTGATGGGTGGAGCAGATTTATTTTGTTTGGAAAATGCTTTGTCAAATCAGCTCACGGGTAAGATGTAGCCTCCACAAAGCTATATTGAAGAGCTTATGTTGTACAAGCCCCCAAAGTATCACTCTTCGGAACCAAACTGTATTCTCTAATCACATCATGTATGCAATGGCATCAGCATCAGCTCCTCCGCCACTGCTGCCGGAGTAAGTAATTTATTGTTGTCGATTATCGAACATTTTTATTTGCATATAACCACTAACTTTCCGGTTCCTAGGCACATTAAACCATCGTTTTGTCGGACATTGACTACACGGTCATGCTTGTACCGCATGGTAAGTTGGAAAATTCATATGTATTTTACATGCGAGGCTTGCTTTCCAAACTAACAACGACACATACTTTTTTGACATGAAGGTTATTCCTTATGAATGGATGTGCGAGCATGGAGGTAGCTTACCTAATCTCTGCAGACTCCAAATGCTCAATGGCCTTGAATGGGTGGTGGGCGTAACAAGGGATGGTCGTGAGAGCTACTTTGATCAAAACTGGAATGCATTTGTATCTGCTAATAGTCTCGGGATGAAACACGTCGTTGTTTTCAGTTACCACGGTGAAGGCGAATTCAAGGTCATGAGGTTCAATGCAAGTGGTTGTATGCCATCGACCGATATCTTCGTTCAAACTAATGGTGCATAATCTTAGAAGTGTTTCTATGCttattaaatgaattttaaattatttagaataCTTTTTGATCTTATGTCCTCAACTATCTGGTTGCgataatgtatattttttattctagaCTTTCCAGATTGGGAGTACAATCCCAAGCGTAAGGACAAATCATACTATGAGGAATTTAGTGAATCAGAATCCACTGACGACGACGACACGGGATGTCCGGTTAGACGGGTTGAGGAGGTGCCGACCCTTCCCTCTTTTACCATTATCCTTCTTGCGTCGCAACTGGACCGGATCATGGTATTGTCCTCATTTCAATTGTGGAAGCATAAAACTTGTACATTTTCAAAAAGTAATCATATTCATTTGCAAATTCTGACGCAGTGCTTGCCTGAAATTTGGTGGAAAACCCACATTGCTGACCATAACAAAATTCAATCTGTGAATCTTTTGGTTGGTGATCATTCATGGAATGTCTACGTCAAGATTCAAAATGATAACGTGAAAATAATTCACGGTTGGAACAAATTTGTAGCAGACAACAATCTCGCCGTAGGGAGCATGTGCAAGTTCGAGTTGTTACCGGCTGAAGTCACAAAATTTCGGGTATCTTTTTAGTTATGGAACCTATGTAACTTTTAAATAATTGTACAAAGTGGACCCAAATCAGAATGTATTTCAGTATGTGGATGTTGCCTGTAGTTTAAGCGaacatattttttgtttttgtttttttttcagacaaatttatatatgttgGAGTCAAATACTCTCTAAGGCTGGCCCAAAAACAACGACTATActaacaaaaacataaataCTCCCACAAGGGTTCCAAGTTGAAAACATtattaaacacaaaaaaatcagtTCAGATTAATGACATATTAAGCTGACCAAGTTTCTAATCAGAAGGAAGGTGTACAAGTCTAATGATTACTAGAGAAAACATTTGATAAAGTTTGATAGTCCCACATGATATTGCCAAACACGAAATACATTGCTAGCAGCTATCCTTCTTGCAACTCGCATAAGCAATCACTGCATTGTGGATATGCGCTGTGACAATGGAATAAAGCAATGAATCCATTTCAGTATATGTAAGCATTGAAACATGTAAAAAAAGAACAGATTTGCATGTAGGTGTACTCACTTCAGCCCACATCGAGTTTGCCAGATCATCGCGACGCTGATTCCAAGATGACGTTGCCTCAACGTAGTCAACGTATTCACTGTCCCTATGATCTCCCTCGGCCTCAGCCCCTTGGCTCTCAGGCATGCAGTCCAAAAGGTCATCGAGTGGATCAATTGGCATCTCAGACCGAACGTAGTTATGGAGAAGGAAGCAtgctataattaaatttatttgaacTTTGAGGGGATAGAAGGAGGCACTGCGCAAAATACCCCACCGCATCTTCAGTACCGCGAATGCTCTCTCAATTACATTCCTAGCTTTGGTATGACGCATGTTGAAGAGCTCTACAGCATTTTGTGGAATTTGCGCATCAGGACCCCAATCTTGGAGGTGATACCTCACCCCCTTGTAAGGGGTTAGAAAACCTTCACTGTTCGCATATCCATTATCACACAAATAATAATTACCTAGACCAGACAAAACTCAACATCAGTTTAGTAAAAACtaaccaaatataaattttccATTTGAATTGATATATGTTGCTGAATATTGTAACTTATTCAAAGCTAGTCAATTTACCTATTGGGACTCGCAACCCATGAGGACGAGTTACGGCATCGCGAAGCACTCGAGCATCGCCAGCTGATCCCTCCCAGCCGGGTAATATGTATGTGAAACGCATGTGCCTGTCGCAAGCGGCCAAAGTGTTGGTTGTTATCTGACCCTTCCTATTCCTAAACCGTGGTTTGTCCTCGTTTGGTACTAAAACGTCAATGTAGGTGCCATCAAGAGCACCAAGACACCCCTGTATGCACAAGAAGTAGCCACACACTCACGTAGTGAAATGCTGAATATATAGTTtattccaaaaagaatagtCTTCGCtactaaaatataaaacataccTGAAAACATTTCCATCGCCAATCTACACAATCTTCGCGAATAGGCTCGGGTTTGACCAAGAACAAGGAATGCAACTTTAATACTGCTGCAAGGACCTCATGAACGTAGAATGAAACTGTGTTCCCTGATCGCCAATGATCAAATCGAACAACACGGTTTTTCTTGTGATGTGCTATGACACCTAGAAAAATGGCGACTTGCTCTTCTATCCCTACGAACCGCCGGACGCGTAACATTCCCAACTCTGTAAACAATGAACACAACCTTCCAAACGTATTCCGGTCCATCCTACAATTAACTAAACAATCTGTGTCAGTTACCCCAACGAGTCTGTTTAAACGTTGAATCTGCATCGGTACTCGATTCAGAATGTCGTAAGCCAACGCAAATTCAGCTCGCCTCCTTTTCTTCGAAACTTTGCTAAAAATCATGTGCAGTATACAAATTCGCGCCACGGTTTGAGTCCAAATTATGTCCTCAATTATTTGCCTCACATAAGCATTTTGCTTCTTATGTTCCCTCATCTGTGCATAGATATACAAATAAGTTTCAATTCCAACTAATCTTTCATCATTCAAATAAAGGAAGCTTAAACTATTCAACTACCCTTTCATTATTCAAATAATAACCACAAAGCTGTGAATTCTCTACATCACAATTAGCACGATGCAAcatcaatattaatttttttcacacaacaaGTTGCTGAAATACTGGTATATTTCTCACACTATATTTTGAATCGATTGGATTCAACATTACAAATTCAAAGTAAGCAATTGGATGAGAAAAAATTAAACTATGCACCATTGCAGTGGAAAACTTCAAAATTCCCATTTTTCTCACTGAGTTCAACCAAAATTCAGcatctttaattctttatcattaaACCAGACATCTTAATTAACATCTATTACGCGGTTTCATTTGCATTCAAAAACCCCAAATCACACGTCGAGACGCACAAAACGAATCAGCCACGTAATTCTACAATCCATATAACCTATAACACCGGATTGCATTCGAAAACGGCcaaatgaattaataaattCGTTTGCTACATTAACTGAAAGGCAGATTCCCCACAATACGATCTAGGGTTTTTTAGCctccaaaaaaattcaaattcaaatgaaTTAATCAATTCAATTGTAAACTTGGGTTggattcaaaattacaaattcaaattattcaatTAGAAAGGGAGATTCCATGGGTTTTGTagatttcgaaaaaaaaatagggAATGAACCGGTAGGAGGAttaattcaaaattacaaattcgaATTGGGTTTGTAGCCTTcgaaaaaattaatcaatgcaaacaaaacaaagaacaGACTCACCTGAAATCTCTCGTTGCGGTGAGTGTCGCTTCTCTTCTGCACAGATTTGTTCAAAGGGCTTGTGTTGGTTTGGGAATGTTATGCTACGATTCCCCCAATTTTCTATGCATGTTCAAAGCAAATGTTATTGGTTTACCTCAAACCCTGATTAGAGCCTAATATGTATCGTAGGGCCAGACCCCGATACACTAACGCCATTATATGGCCAAAAAGAAACGGGCCAAAGCCCATTTGTAGGGCTGTGCATTTATGGTGTATGTCAAATAGAACACATGATAGGCAcagatacataatttaaatgacCTCTATATGACAAACAGAACAAGCCCTTAGTATAAAAGGAATATAGCGATGTAAATGAATACTTATTATTAGCCGCCCCGAAACCCAAATTCCGAAAGCTAGAAAACAACAGTTGATGGGCCGATATGATTAAAGCCCAATGTTAAATCCCAATTCTTTGAACTTGAATCACGTGTTAGACAAAAGCCCTTTTCATCTATGTGTTGCGCATACTGAAATCTTCAGGTATCCATTCAACTTTTTTGCTTATTGGTTTCCGAGTAGTTGCTAACTCTATAGAATTTCTAGTTGTAATTTTCTGTATAGTACAAGTTTTGATTGATTTCAGAAGTCGAAATTGGTGTAGGACAATATGGGTTGGAAAGCAGCACAGAAACTGATTCATCATTGGAAGATTCTTAGAGGTGACAATGTAAGAGCTAATGAAATCGTATGGTGCTGCTTCTGGCTACTTTGATGAGTTTCGCTTTATAGCCAAAGATTTCTATTAACATTTCCTTTAATTATGATTGGCAGGTCATGATAATCAGGGGTAAAGATAAAGGTGAGACTGGTGTTGTTAAGCGTATAGTTCGATCTCAGAATCGTGTTATTGTTGAGGGCAAGAATCTGGTAAGCCATTTCGATTAGTTATTGAagaattttgtatttgattgaaTTTGTTTCTAGTATCCAATGCTCTGTTTGATTCAATTAAACAAGCTTCCGATTTTTATTGGATATCTAGATGAGGCCTTTTTATACATGAAAACTGAAATAGGTGAAGATTTCAATGTAGTTAGTGAACTTAGAAGAAAAGAACACGTTGGCTGGAAGCTGCACTG encodes:
- the LOC121784853 gene encoding uncharacterized protein LOC121784853, which codes for MSDYMRSRFTSPDVPSSQVNSRLGRSRRGNGDRTRRTWSYREEEILVVALKDLVVTGWKADNGFRTGYLGRLEEALKKHYPNTDIKATPHINSKLTSWKRCYNSLRGILSRSGVGFNLHDDYKIDCDDDQWSQIVKQDPHARYMRDKSWPFWDHWQVIFGKDRAAGGSATGLMDAVNGLYTQDTGSGSSDGGEVGNSVGSTDVPTSHPLSQTSTPPDAPVESSGNTNREKAARPAGGKKRKADHSIDGLIELLGKINDATNVRLDSLSLRIGYEFDLSKARKEVFAELGRLPGLTREQKFDAGEIILEKVERLDFFLGMPDDDRIAFVLRVLAKYGSG
- the LOC121784854 gene encoding uncharacterized protein LOC121784854 — translated: MGTKIPQQGFFFYKSSWTAEVDSLLLSLIIKTKEMNKWSGSVIPIPILEEVAEVLTKEVGVPFTWPQLYERFQNLEERHILFDKVVKTNGVYWNANTNVVMAPEQVWKPILKENKLAAAYYYCGDPEFPRLRLLFGPQDIKQESAPLIFNISDTTVPVEDLNLMFKPLDGVGMAPTVELSVSVSSPPMPKVPKMKRNLFGDGFTNVGSQSNNEDMDPRIGKKYPPKPKKFPPSNLGSPHGSSCGSSNTHKY
- the LOC121784856 gene encoding putative B3 domain-containing protein Os03g0621600, which encodes MKVIPYEWMCEHGGSLPNLCRLQMLNGLEWVVGVTRDGRESYFDQNWNAFVSANSLGMKHVVVFSYHGEGEFKVMRFNASGCMPSTDIFVQTNDFPDWEYNPKRKDKSYYEEFSESESTDDDDTGCPVRRVEEVPTLPSFTIILLASQLDRIMCLPEIWWKTHIADHNKIQSVNLLVGDHSWNVYVKIQNDNVKIIHGWNKFVADNNLAVGSMCKFELLPAEVTKFRVSF
- the LOC121784852 gene encoding uncharacterized protein LOC121784852; its protein translation is MREHKKQNAYVRQIIEDIIWTQTVARICILHMIFSKVSKKRRRAEFALAYDILNRVPMQIQRLNRLVGVTDTDCLVNCRMDRNTFGRLCSLFTELGMLRVRRFVGIEEQVAIFLGVIAHHKKNRVVRFDHWRSGNTVSFYVHEVLAAVLKLHSLFLVKPEPIREDCVDWRWKCFQGCLGALDGTYIDVLVPNEDKPRFRNRKGQITTNTLAACDRHMRFTYILPGWEGSAGDARVLRDAVTRPHGLRVPIGNYYLCDNGYANSEGFLTPYKGVRYHLQDWGPDAQIPQNAVELFNMRHTKARNVIERAFAVLKMRWGILRSASFYPLKVQINLIIACFLLHNYVRSEMPIDPLDDLLDCMPESQGAEAEGDHRDSEYVDYVEATSSWNQRRDDLANSMWAERISTMQ